One genomic segment of Bacteroides caccae includes these proteins:
- a CDS encoding formate--tetrahydrofolate ligase yields the protein MKSDIEIARSIELKKIKQVAESIGIPREEVENYGRYIAKIPEQLIDEEKVKKSNLILVTAITATKAGIGKTTVSIGLALGLNKIGKKAIVALREPSLGPCFGMKGGAAGGGYAQVLPMEKINLHFTGDFHAITSAHNMISALLDNYLYQNQAKGFGLKEILWRRVLDVNDRSLRSIVVGLGPKSNGITQESGFDITPASEIMAILCLSKDVDDLRRRIENILLGFTYDDKPFTVKDLGVAGAITVLLKDAIHPNLVQTTEGTAAFVHGGPFANIAHGCNSILATKLAMSFGDYVITEAGFGADLGAEKFYNIKCRKSGLQPRLTVIVATAQGLKMHGGVSLDRIKEPNMEGLKEGLRNLDKHVRNLRSFGQTVIVAFNKFATDTDEEMELLREHCEQLGVGFAINNAFTEGGEGAVDMARLVVDTIENNPSGSLRYTYKEEDSIQQKIEKVATNIYGASVITYSSIARNRIKLIEKMGITHYPVCIAKTQYSFSADPKIYGAVNNFEFHIKDIVINNGAEMIVAIAGEILRMPGLPKEPQALHIDIVDGEIEGLS from the coding sequence ATGAAATCAGACATAGAAATTGCTCGCAGCATTGAATTGAAGAAGATAAAGCAAGTTGCCGAAAGTATCGGAATCCCTCGTGAAGAAGTAGAAAATTATGGTCGCTACATCGCAAAGATTCCCGAACAACTGATTGATGAGGAGAAGGTGAAGAAAAGTAACCTCATCCTGGTAACTGCCATTACAGCAACAAAAGCGGGTATCGGCAAAACCACTGTATCTATCGGTCTCGCTTTGGGACTCAATAAAATTGGAAAGAAAGCTATCGTTGCTTTACGTGAACCCTCTCTCGGACCCTGTTTCGGTATGAAAGGCGGTGCGGCCGGAGGAGGATATGCCCAAGTGCTCCCCATGGAAAAGATTAATCTTCATTTCACCGGAGACTTTCATGCTATCACTTCTGCGCATAACATGATTTCCGCTTTGCTTGATAATTATCTTTATCAGAATCAGGCGAAAGGTTTCGGACTGAAGGAAATCCTATGGCGCCGGGTGCTCGATGTGAACGACCGTTCTTTGCGTAGTATTGTCGTAGGTCTGGGGCCAAAATCAAACGGTATCACTCAAGAATCCGGTTTTGATATTACTCCGGCGTCGGAGATTATGGCTATCCTTTGTCTTTCTAAAGATGTGGATGACTTGCGCCGCCGTATCGAAAATATCCTGTTAGGCTTTACATACGATGATAAACCTTTTACAGTCAAAGATTTGGGAGTGGCGGGAGCTATCACCGTACTGTTGAAAGACGCCATTCATCCCAACTTAGTGCAGACGACCGAAGGAACTGCTGCTTTCGTACATGGCGGCCCGTTCGCTAATATAGCTCACGGATGTAACTCTATTCTGGCAACCAAGCTGGCTATGTCATTCGGCGATTATGTGATTACGGAAGCCGGATTCGGTGCCGACCTCGGTGCGGAGAAGTTCTACAATATCAAATGCCGTAAGAGCGGACTCCAACCACGTCTGACTGTAATCGTGGCTACGGCACAGGGACTGAAAATGCATGGTGGTGTCAGTCTCGACCGCATTAAAGAACCGAATATGGAAGGATTGAAAGAAGGATTGCGCAATCTGGACAAGCATGTCCGTAATCTTCGTTCTTTCGGTCAAACAGTGATTGTAGCTTTCAATAAGTTTGCTACAGATACAGATGAAGAAATGGAACTGTTGCGCGAGCATTGCGAGCAGTTAGGCGTAGGTTTCGCTATCAACAATGCATTCACTGAAGGAGGAGAGGGCGCAGTAGATATGGCTCGCCTGGTGGTAGATACTATCGAAAATAATCCGTCCGGTTCTCTGCGTTATACTTACAAAGAAGAAGACAGCATACAGCAGAAGATTGAAAAGGTAGCTACCAATATTTATGGAGCAAGCGTTATCACATACAGCAGCATTGCCCGTAACCGCATCAAACTGATTGAGAAAATGGGAATTACCCATTATCCGGTCTGTATTGCAAAAACACAATATTCATTCTCTGCCGATCCTAAGATTTATGGTGCAGTGAATAATTTCGAGTTCCATATCAAAGATATAGTCATTAATAACGGAGCTGAAATGATTGTTGCGATAGCCGGAGAAATTCTCCGCATGCCGGGACTTCCTAAAGAACCGCAGGCGTTGCACATTGATATTGTGGATGGAGAAATAGAAGGTTTGAGCTAA
- the aspT gene encoding aspartate-alanine antiporter, which translates to MEWIINQLRVHPELAIFLTLFAGFWLGRLKIGKFSLGTVTSVLLVGVLVGQLNITVDGPLKAVFFLLFLFAVGYKVGPQFFRGLKKDGLPQVGFAVLMCIVSLVAPWILAKIMGYHIGEAVGLLAGSQTISAVIGVASDTINQLGISEAQKATYINAIPVSYAVTYIFGTAGSAWILASLGPKLLGGLDKVKADCKELESKMGTSEMDEPGFSPALRPVVFRAYKITNKWFGKGKKVSELEKYLSEQEKLLFVERVRQRGVVKEVKPDMLLQPEDEIVLSGRREFVIGEEDWIGPEVIDAQLLDFPAETLPVMVTHRTFAGEKVSTIRAQKFMHGVSIRSIKRAGINVPVLARTVVDAGDILELTGMKHEVETAAKQMGYVDRPTNQTDMIFVGLGILVGGLVGALTMHLGGVPISLSTSGGALIAGLIFGWLRSKHPTFGGIPEPSLWVLNNVGLNMFIAVVGIAAGPSFVAGFKEVGFSLFIIGALATAIPLLSGLLMGKYLFKFHPALTLGCTAGARTTTAALGAVQDAVESETPALGYTVTYAVGNTLLIIWGVFIVLLM; encoded by the coding sequence ATGGAATGGATTATCAATCAACTAAGGGTACACCCTGAACTTGCTATCTTCCTCACACTTTTCGCGGGATTCTGGCTGGGAAGACTGAAAATAGGGAAATTCTCTTTAGGTACAGTGACCAGCGTCCTTCTGGTAGGAGTATTGGTAGGACAATTGAACATTACAGTAGACGGTCCGTTAAAAGCCGTATTTTTTCTACTCTTTTTGTTTGCCGTTGGCTACAAGGTAGGTCCGCAATTCTTTCGCGGACTGAAAAAAGACGGACTGCCACAGGTGGGGTTCGCCGTATTGATGTGTATCGTCAGTCTGGTAGCACCATGGATACTTGCCAAGATTATGGGATATCATATCGGAGAGGCTGTCGGATTGCTGGCAGGCTCACAAACGATATCTGCCGTTATCGGCGTGGCAAGCGATACGATCAACCAGTTGGGCATCAGCGAAGCACAGAAGGCAACATATATTAATGCCATTCCTGTGTCTTATGCCGTCACTTATATTTTCGGTACAGCTGGTTCTGCCTGGATTCTGGCTTCTCTCGGTCCGAAGCTTCTCGGCGGATTGGATAAAGTAAAAGCTGATTGTAAAGAACTGGAATCTAAAATGGGGACTTCAGAAATGGATGAACCCGGATTCTCCCCTGCCCTTCGTCCGGTAGTGTTCCGTGCGTACAAGATCACAAATAAATGGTTTGGCAAAGGAAAAAAGGTGAGTGAACTGGAAAAGTATCTATCCGAACAGGAGAAACTGTTATTTGTAGAACGAGTCCGACAACGGGGAGTTGTAAAAGAGGTCAAACCGGATATGCTTCTTCAGCCGGAGGATGAAATCGTACTAAGCGGACGACGCGAATTTGTGATTGGCGAAGAAGACTGGATCGGCCCGGAAGTGATCGATGCGCAACTACTGGACTTTCCGGCGGAAACTCTGCCGGTTATGGTGACACACCGGACTTTCGCAGGCGAAAAGGTATCGACAATCCGGGCACAGAAATTTATGCACGGGGTTAGTATCCGTAGTATCAAACGTGCGGGTATCAATGTCCCGGTACTTGCCCGGACAGTGGTGGACGCCGGTGATATTCTGGAACTTACCGGAATGAAACATGAGGTGGAAACTGCCGCTAAACAAATGGGATATGTTGATCGGCCGACGAATCAGACAGATATGATTTTTGTCGGACTCGGTATTCTGGTCGGTGGCCTTGTCGGTGCGTTGACTATGCATCTGGGAGGTGTCCCTATCAGTCTTTCCACCAGTGGAGGTGCATTGATTGCAGGACTGATATTCGGTTGGCTGCGCAGTAAACATCCTACTTTCGGAGGTATTCCCGAACCTTCACTCTGGGTATTGAATAATGTAGGATTGAACATGTTTATTGCAGTAGTCGGCATTGCCGCAGGTCCCAGTTTTGTAGCCGGATTTAAGGAGGTCGGTTTCAGCTTGTTCATTATCGGGGCATTGGCTACGGCCATTCCTCTTCTCAGCGGGTTACTAATGGGCAAATATCTGTTCAAATTCCACCCTGCACTGACATTAGGATGTACGGCGGGAGCACGTACTACCACTGCTGCATTGGGAGCTGTTCAGGATGCGGTGGAGAGTGAGACCCCGGCTTTAGGATATACCGTAACGTATGCTGTCGGCAACACACTGCTGATTATCTGGGGAGTATTTATCGTATTGCTGATGTAA
- a CDS encoding SDR family oxidoreductase, with the protein MKALFIGGTGTISTDVVALAQQRGWEITLLNRGSKKLPEGMRSIVADIHDEQAVAKAIAHESYDVVAQFIGYTAKDVERDIRLFQHKTKQYIFISSASAYQKPQTDYRITESTPLVNPFWEYSRNKIEAEEVLMTAYRTTGFPVTIVRPSHTYNGTKPPVSVHGAKGNWQILKRILDGKPVIIPGDGSSLWTLTHSKDFAKGYVGLMANPHAIGNAFHITTDESMTWNQIYETIADALGKPLNALHVASDFLAGHGETYDFRGELLGDKAATVVFDNSKIKRLVPDFICTVSMVDGLRQSVHYMLTHPESQTPDLEFDKWCDRIADAMYAADKAFKSGK; encoded by the coding sequence ATGAAAGCATTATTTATTGGCGGAACAGGTACGATCAGTACCGATGTCGTAGCATTGGCACAACAGAGAGGGTGGGAGATTACGCTGCTCAATAGAGGTTCGAAAAAACTGCCGGAAGGTATGCGTAGCATCGTGGCGGACATCCATGACGAACAGGCGGTGGCGAAAGCTATAGCACACGAAAGCTATGATGTCGTTGCCCAATTTATAGGTTATACGGCGAAAGATGTAGAACGAGATATCCGTCTGTTTCAGCATAAGACAAAACAATATATTTTCATCAGTAGTGCTTCTGCCTATCAAAAACCGCAGACAGATTACCGCATTACGGAAAGTACTCCATTAGTAAATCCTTTTTGGGAGTACTCGCGTAATAAAATTGAAGCGGAAGAAGTGCTGATGACTGCTTACCGGACAACCGGCTTTCCCGTGACTATCGTTCGTCCGAGCCATACCTACAATGGAACGAAGCCTCCCGTATCTGTGCATGGAGCTAAAGGAAACTGGCAGATCTTAAAGCGTATCCTTGACGGAAAGCCTGTGATTATCCCTGGTGACGGAAGTTCGTTATGGACACTGACACATTCTAAGGACTTTGCCAAAGGATATGTCGGTTTAATGGCAAACCCTCATGCTATCGGGAATGCTTTCCATATCACAACCGACGAAAGTATGACTTGGAATCAGATTTATGAAACCATTGCCGATGCATTAGGAAAACCGCTGAATGCGTTACACGTAGCTTCGGATTTTCTTGCCGGACATGGAGAAACTTATGATTTCAGAGGGGAACTATTAGGTGACAAGGCTGCCACAGTCGTTTTTGATAATTCGAAGATCAAGAGACTTGTCCCGGATTTTATCTGTACTGTATCAATGGTGGACGGTCTGAGACAATCCGTGCATTATATGCTTACACATCCTGAGAGTCAAACGCCTGATCTGGAGTTTGATAAGTGGTGTGATAGGATAGCGGATGCAATGTACGCTGCGGATAAGGCTTTTAAATCAGGCAAATAG
- a CDS encoding helix-turn-helix domain-containing protein, with translation MDEITKIETIDQYDQLFGLETLHPLVNVIDFSKATKTVEYYHMNIGFYSLFLKDINCGDLKYGRNYYDYQEGTVVCMAPGQVIGIDNRKKTPQRTKSIGVLFHPDLIRGTSLGQNIKNYSFFSYEVNEALHLSEQEKEIVTDCIHKIQIELEHAIDKHSKQLIVRNIELLLDYCMRFYERQFITRNQVNKDIIVRFEHLLDEYFQGQVALTEGLPSVKYFADKVCLSPNYFGDLIKKETGKTAQEYIQCRIIELAKERILEGSQTVSQIAYELGFQYPQHFSRLFKKHVGYTPNEYKQQN, from the coding sequence ATGGATGAAATTACCAAAATTGAAACTATTGATCAGTACGACCAATTGTTCGGACTGGAAACTTTGCACCCTTTAGTGAATGTGATCGACTTTTCAAAAGCGACAAAAACAGTAGAATACTATCACATGAATATCGGATTCTACTCTCTGTTTTTGAAAGACATTAATTGCGGAGACCTTAAATATGGGCGTAACTATTATGACTATCAGGAAGGAACGGTCGTCTGTATGGCCCCAGGTCAAGTGATTGGTATAGATAACCGGAAGAAAACTCCTCAACGTACAAAATCGATCGGGGTCTTGTTTCATCCCGACCTGATCCGGGGAACTTCTCTGGGACAGAATATCAAGAATTATTCTTTCTTTTCTTATGAAGTTAATGAAGCCTTGCATCTATCCGAACAGGAAAAAGAAATTGTAACGGACTGTATACATAAAATACAAATCGAACTGGAACATGCTATCGACAAGCATAGCAAACAACTTATTGTCCGCAATATCGAACTATTACTCGATTATTGTATGCGTTTCTATGAACGGCAGTTTATCACACGCAATCAGGTAAACAAAGACATTATCGTGCGGTTCGAACATCTATTGGATGAATATTTCCAAGGGCAGGTAGCATTGACCGAAGGGTTGCCTTCCGTGAAATATTTTGCAGACAAGGTATGCCTTTCTCCTAATTACTTCGGCGACTTGATAAAAAAAGAAACTGGTAAAACTGCGCAGGAATATATTCAGTGCCGTATCATTGAACTTGCCAAAGAACGAATATTGGAAGGTTCGCAAACGGTCAGCCAGATAGCTTATGAACTGGGATTCCAGTATCCTCAACACTTCAGCCGGCTATTTAAAAAACATGTCGGATATACACCGAATGAATATAAACAGCAGAACTAA
- a CDS encoding clostripain-related cysteine peptidase, translating into MKTKQKYYHLIKPIIFVLFLSFSMASCEKEDIIPESPDIEDTENPTDTDPNEIVPPIVRANNEQTIFMYLPWSNNLTSNFYQNISDLESVIEKNILKNERVIVFMCTEATEATLFELVYENGKSVRKTYKQYTDPVYTTAEGITSILNDVRECTPAQRYSMIIGCHGMGWIPVSNAQSRSNLCVNKMHWEYENVPMTRYFGGLYPQYQTDITTLAQGISNAGLKMEYILFDDCYMSTVEVAYDLKNVTNHLIASTCEIMAYGMPYAKIGQYLIGEINYEKICNGFDDFYSNYEMPCGTIAVTDCAELDHLATIMKDINSQYTFDTTLTGSLQRLDGYSPVIFFDCGDYVSKLCSNQELLAQFNEQLNRTVPFKRNTDYFYSMSRGKVKIETFSGITISDPSTNDLASAKEKTAWYAATH; encoded by the coding sequence ATGAAGACAAAGCAAAAATATTATCATCTTATAAAACCAATCATCTTTGTGCTATTTCTATCTTTTAGCATGGCTTCGTGTGAAAAAGAAGATATTATTCCTGAATCGCCGGATATAGAAGATACAGAAAATCCTACGGATACTGATCCCAATGAAATTGTTCCTCCTATTGTACGGGCAAATAATGAGCAAACGATATTTATGTATCTCCCTTGGTCGAACAATCTGACTTCTAACTTCTATCAGAATATCAGTGACCTGGAGAGTGTAATCGAAAAGAATATACTAAAAAATGAACGTGTCATAGTATTTATGTGTACCGAAGCTACAGAAGCTACTCTTTTTGAACTCGTTTATGAAAACGGTAAAAGCGTGCGCAAGACCTATAAGCAGTATACTGATCCCGTATATACAACAGCCGAAGGAATTACATCTATCCTTAATGATGTTCGGGAATGTACACCAGCCCAACGTTACTCTATGATTATCGGTTGTCATGGTATGGGATGGATACCTGTATCAAATGCCCAATCACGCAGTAACCTTTGTGTCAACAAAATGCACTGGGAGTATGAGAATGTACCTATGACACGTTATTTCGGAGGATTATATCCCCAATATCAAACCGACATAACCACACTTGCTCAAGGTATCTCCAATGCCGGATTGAAAATGGAATATATACTTTTTGATGATTGTTACATGTCGACAGTAGAAGTTGCTTATGATCTTAAAAATGTGACTAATCATCTGATAGCGTCTACCTGTGAAATAATGGCGTACGGTATGCCATACGCAAAGATCGGACAGTATTTGATAGGAGAAATTAATTATGAAAAGATCTGTAATGGATTCGATGACTTTTATTCAAATTATGAGATGCCATGCGGCACTATCGCTGTCACGGATTGCGCAGAATTGGATCATTTGGCAACTATAATGAAGGACATAAATAGCCAATATACATTTGATACGACATTAACCGGGTCACTGCAAAGATTAGACGGCTATTCTCCTGTTATATTCTTTGATTGCGGAGATTATGTATCAAAGTTATGTTCCAACCAGGAATTACTGGCTCAATTCAACGAACAACTTAACCGCACTGTTCCATTCAAAAGAAATACAGATTATTTCTATTCTATGAGTAGAGGAAAGGTAAAAATAGAAACTTTCTCCGGTATCACCATTTCCGATCCCAGTACTAATGACCTCGCTTCCGCAAAAGAAAAAACAGCATGGTATGCAGCTACTCATTAA
- the aspD gene encoding aspartate 4-decarboxylase encodes MEKKDNSPAITKSYARKMETISPFELKNKLIDMADESVKKIAHTMLNAGRGNPNWIATEPREAFFLLGQFGLCECRRAFSLEEGIAGIPQKAGIAARFEAFLKDNEKAPGANLLKEGYNYMLMEHAADPDTLVHEWAESVIGDQYPVPDRILYFTEQIVQDYLAQEMCDRRPPKGTFDLFATEGGTAAMCYLFDSLEENFLLNQGDSIALMIPVFTPYIEIPQLRRYQFNVTEISADQMTADGLHTWQYKDEDIDKLKNPQIKALFITNPSNPPSYALSPETAARIVNIVKNDNPNLMIITDDVYGTFIPHFRSLMAELPHNTLCVYSFSKYFGATGWRNAVIALHEDNIYDKMIARLSEEQKAILNKRYSSIDLHPEKLKFIDRMVADSRQIALNHTAGLSLPQQMQMSLFSLFAILDKENRYKTRMQEIIHRRLHALWDNTGFTLVEDPLRAGYYSEIDMLVWAKKFYGDDFVAYLQKTYNPLDVVFRLANETSLVLLNGGGFAGPKWSVRVSLANLNEADYVKIGQSIKRVLEEYANVWKASIR; translated from the coding sequence ATGGAAAAAAAAGACAATAGCCCGGCTATTACTAAAAGTTATGCCAGGAAAATGGAAACGATCAGTCCGTTCGAACTGAAAAACAAGCTTATTGACATGGCGGATGAGAGTGTCAAGAAGATAGCACATACCATGCTGAATGCAGGACGGGGTAATCCGAACTGGATTGCTACCGAACCACGTGAAGCTTTTTTCCTGTTGGGACAATTCGGACTTTGTGAATGTCGCCGGGCGTTTTCACTGGAAGAAGGAATCGCCGGTATCCCTCAAAAGGCAGGGATCGCTGCCCGTTTTGAGGCGTTCCTGAAAGATAATGAGAAGGCTCCCGGTGCCAATCTGCTGAAAGAGGGTTACAACTATATGCTAATGGAGCATGCTGCCGACCCGGACACACTGGTACATGAATGGGCGGAATCCGTCATCGGTGACCAGTATCCTGTGCCCGACCGTATTCTGTATTTTACGGAACAGATCGTACAGGATTATCTGGCACAAGAGATGTGTGACCGACGTCCGCCGAAAGGGACATTCGACTTGTTCGCCACCGAAGGAGGCACAGCCGCCATGTGTTATCTGTTCGATTCGCTGGAAGAGAATTTCCTGTTGAACCAGGGAGATTCTATTGCACTGATGATTCCGGTTTTCACTCCTTATATAGAGATCCCGCAGCTACGACGTTATCAATTTAACGTGACTGAAATATCCGCCGATCAGATGACAGCCGACGGATTACATACATGGCAATATAAGGATGAAGACATTGACAAACTGAAAAATCCGCAGATTAAAGCGCTCTTCATTACGAATCCGAGCAATCCGCCCAGTTATGCGCTTAGCCCGGAGACTGCCGCACGGATTGTCAATATCGTAAAAAATGATAATCCGAACCTGATGATTATTACGGACGATGTGTATGGAACATTTATACCTCATTTCCGGTCATTAATGGCGGAATTGCCTCACAATACTCTTTGCGTTTATTCTTTCTCCAAATATTTCGGTGCAACAGGCTGGAGAAATGCCGTAATCGCGCTACACGAAGACAACATCTACGACAAAATGATTGCCCGCCTGTCGGAGGAGCAAAAAGCAATCTTGAACAAACGTTACTCCAGTATCGATTTGCATCCGGAAAAGCTGAAGTTTATTGACCGCATGGTGGCAGACAGCCGCCAGATCGCATTGAATCATACCGCAGGTCTTTCTCTGCCACAGCAGATGCAGATGAGCCTGTTCTCGCTTTTTGCTATTCTGGATAAGGAAAACCGTTACAAAACCAGAATGCAGGAAATCATTCACCGCCGCCTTCATGCATTATGGGACAATACGGGTTTCACACTGGTAGAAGACCCTCTACGTGCCGGATATTACTCGGAAATTGATATGCTGGTATGGGCGAAAAAATTCTATGGGGATGATTTTGTTGCTTATCTGCAAAAGACATATAATCCGTTGGATGTGGTCTTTCGCCTGGCAAATGAGACTTCGCTCGTATTGCTGAACGGTGGTGGCTTTGCCGGACCGAAATGGAGTGTCCGTGTATCACTTGCCAACTTGAACGAAGCTGATTATGTAAAAATCGGGCAGAGTATCAAGCGTGTACTGGAAGAGTATGCTAATGTATGGAAGGCTTCCATACGCTAA
- a CDS encoding helix-turn-helix domain-containing protein, whose amino-acid sequence MGDKVLKIGTVHQCNCCLGSKTLHPLVSVIDLSKADLSPHTDIKFGFYTILLSECKCEAYAYGHQYCDFSDGTLVCLTPGESISMKENNKEFPSKGWILAFHPDLICGTPLGLNIHNYTFFSYCPEEALHLSLREKQIILEFLERIRQELERCIDRHSKKIISKYIELLLDYCTRFYERQFITRSEVNKKVFREFNHLLDNHFNVKVSLSTDVLSDEYCANLLHLSPAYFNDLLKYEIGKEFKEYIQFKRFEIAKGWLVNTDKTLGQIAQELGFSNSQYFSRLFKKITGCSPNEFRMPN is encoded by the coding sequence ATGGGAGATAAAGTACTCAAAATAGGAACCGTGCATCAATGTAATTGTTGCCTGGGAAGTAAGACACTGCATCCGCTAGTCAGTGTCATCGACCTTTCGAAGGCTGACTTATCTCCTCATACGGACATTAAATTCGGATTCTATACGATTCTGTTGAGTGAATGTAAGTGTGAGGCCTATGCATACGGGCACCAATATTGTGATTTCTCGGACGGAACTCTCGTTTGCCTGACTCCCGGAGAGTCAATCAGTATGAAGGAGAACAACAAGGAATTTCCTTCCAAGGGATGGATATTGGCCTTTCACCCCGACTTGATTTGCGGGACTCCGCTCGGACTCAATATACACAATTATACTTTCTTCTCTTATTGTCCGGAGGAAGCACTGCATCTCTCTCTACGCGAAAAACAGATTATTCTGGAGTTCCTGGAGAGGATTCGGCAAGAGCTTGAGCGCTGCATTGACCGACACAGCAAAAAAATCATTTCAAAATACATTGAACTTTTGCTGGATTATTGTACCCGCTTCTACGAACGCCAGTTTATCACACGTAGCGAAGTCAATAAAAAGGTGTTCAGAGAATTCAATCATCTGCTTGATAATCATTTCAATGTGAAAGTAAGCCTATCAACTGATGTGTTATCCGATGAATATTGTGCTAATCTCCTGCATTTATCGCCTGCATATTTTAATGATTTACTGAAATATGAAATAGGAAAAGAGTTCAAAGAGTATATCCAGTTCAAACGTTTCGAGATAGCCAAAGGATGGTTGGTAAATACGGATAAAACGCTCGGCCAGATTGCACAAGAACTAGGGTTCTCTAATTCACAGTATTTCAGCCGCTTATTCAAGAAAATCACAGGGTGTTCGCCAAATGAATTCAGAATGCCCAACTAA